A section of the Castanea sativa cultivar Marrone di Chiusa Pesio chromosome 12, ASM4071231v1 genome encodes:
- the LOC142618218 gene encoding protein LIGHT-DEPENDENT SHORT HYPOCOTYLS 3-like, producing the protein MDSIPELMESSNSENTSMSTDTSTNNNSNNNNSLVLVGSSSSSSVSAPSSSRYENQKRRDWNTFGQYLKNHRPPLSLSRCSGAHVLEFLRYLDQFGKTKVHTPICPFFGHPNPPAPCPCPLRQAWGSLDALIGRLRAAFEENGGKPEANPFGARAVRLYLREVRDLQSKARGISYEKKKRKRPPQQLTPPVPQLPPPGHATHHQ; encoded by the exons ATGGATTCAATCCCGGAATTAATGGAGAGTTCCAACTCAGAGAACACAAGCATGAGTACTGATACTAGcaccaacaacaacagcaacaacaataaCAGCTTGGTATTAGTTGGCTCGAGCTCTTCCTCCTCAGTTTCTGCTCCTAGCAGCAGCCGCTATGAAAACCAGAAGCGCCGTGACTGGAACACCTTTGGCCAATACCTCAAGAACCACCGCCCTCCTCTTTCACTCTCAAGATGCAGCGGTGCTCACGTCCTTGAATTCCTCCG GTACCTTGACCAATTTGGGAAGACCAAGGTGCACACTCCAATCTGCCCTTTCTTTGGGCACCCTAACCCTCCGGCGCCTTGCCCGTGCCCACTGCGGCAGGCTTGGGGAAGCCTCGACGCACTCATCGGACGCCTTCGAGCCGCCTTCGAAGAGAACGGAGGGAAGCCAGAAGCAAACCCATTTGGGGCTCGAGCTGTTAGGCTGTATCTCCGTGAGGTTCGTGATTTACAGTCAAAAGCAAGAGGGATCAGTTATGAGAAAAAGAAGCGGAAGCGCCCACCGCAACAGTTGACACCACCGGTACCGCAGCTACCACCACCAGGTCATGCAACTCATCATCAATAA